A genomic window from Arthrobacter globiformis includes:
- a CDS encoding DUF309 domain-containing protein yields the protein METAMTGDRDRDALRRPRQARPRDALGRPLPYGSAGVEPVSEEPLPPAQTLVSARSLVEAGRPFAAHEVLEARWKAGPAEERNLWQGLAQICVGLTHAARGKQHWRAPSLRARRGPTRGVRFRRRADLWAGLVRPDELRT from the coding sequence ATGGAGACTGCAATGACCGGTGACAGGGATAGGGACGCTCTAAGGCGCCCGCGTCAGGCCCGCCCCCGTGACGCTCTTGGGCGGCCCCTGCCGTACGGAAGCGCCGGCGTTGAGCCGGTCTCGGAGGAGCCGCTGCCGCCGGCGCAGACGTTGGTCTCGGCTCGGAGTCTGGTGGAGGCCGGCCGGCCCTTCGCCGCCCATGAGGTACTCGAGGCCCGTTGGAAAGCCGGGCCGGCCGAAGAACGCAACCTCTGGCAGGGTCTCGCCCAGATCTGCGTCGGGCTCACCCACGCCGCCCGGGGGAAACAGCATTGGCGCGCTCCGTCTCTTCGAGCGCGGCGCGGCCCGACTCGAGGAGTACGGTTCCGGCGGAGGGCCGACCTATGGGCTGGACTTGTCCGCCCTGATGAATTGCGCACGTGA
- a CDS encoding Hsp20/alpha crystallin family protein, with protein sequence MLMLDPFRQLDRLAEQVLGTVARPAAMPMDAWREGDEYVVAFDLPGVEVDSIDLGVEQNALTVRAERKAPVGEGTELLASERPRGVFSRQLVLGDALETENVKANYDAGVLTLRIPVAAQAAPRKIEIETKGGQQQIGA encoded by the coding sequence ATGTTGATGTTAGATCCGTTCCGCCAGCTGGACCGTCTCGCCGAGCAGGTCCTGGGCACCGTGGCCCGTCCGGCAGCGATGCCGATGGACGCCTGGCGGGAAGGTGATGAATATGTCGTCGCGTTTGATCTGCCCGGCGTGGAGGTCGATTCGATCGATCTGGGCGTGGAACAGAATGCCCTGACCGTTCGAGCTGAACGGAAGGCACCCGTGGGCGAGGGCACCGAACTCCTTGCGTCCGAGCGGCCCCGCGGCGTTTTTAGCCGGCAGCTGGTCCTCGGTGACGCACTGGAAACGGAGAACGTCAAAGCCAATTACGACGCGGGCGTCCTGACGCTCCGGATCCCGGTGGCAGCCCAGGCAGCTCCGCGCAAGATCGAAATCGAGACCAAGGGCGGCCAGCAGCAGATCGGCGCCTAA
- a CDS encoding nucleoside deaminase yields the protein MTQEQQQAATPNPQTAHDPAFEAAYQAAQKSLSEGGIPIGAALARDGVIIASGHNERVQNGDPIAHGEMSALRAAGRQKSYRDTTLYTTLAPCAMCTGTIIQFKIPRVVVGEAQTFEGEFGLLRSRGVEVVVLDDQRCVDMMRTFQEKNPDLWAEDIAE from the coding sequence ATGACCCAAGAACAGCAGCAAGCCGCCACCCCAAATCCACAGACAGCCCACGACCCCGCCTTCGAAGCCGCTTATCAGGCCGCCCAAAAGAGCCTCAGCGAAGGCGGGATCCCTATCGGAGCAGCACTCGCCCGTGACGGTGTGATCATCGCGAGCGGACACAACGAACGGGTCCAAAACGGCGATCCGATCGCGCACGGGGAAATGTCCGCCCTTCGCGCAGCCGGCCGGCAGAAGAGCTACCGGGACACCACGCTCTACACCACCCTCGCCCCCTGTGCCATGTGCACCGGAACCATCATCCAGTTCAAGATCCCCCGGGTGGTGGTGGGTGAAGCGCAAACCTTCGAGGGCGAGTTCGGGCTTCTGCGTTCCCGTGGCGTTGAGGTGGTGGTTCTGGATGATCAGCGCTGCGTGGACATGATGCGCACCTTCCAGGAGAAAAACCCGGACCTGTGGGCGGAGGACATCGCCGAGTAG
- a CDS encoding DUF4259 domain-containing protein, which produces MGAWGFLPFENDDALDWLDELETGGAEVVRGALTNACTGYLEAPEGSVAVAAAEITSACQGSPLDDLPENVASWVTAHGAELGPEDVELALQAIARVTGDESELAELWDDADEPEWRESLTELSERLQAALR; this is translated from the coding sequence ATGGGCGCGTGGGGCTTTTTGCCTTTCGAGAATGATGATGCACTGGACTGGCTAGATGAGCTCGAGACCGGGGGTGCTGAGGTGGTGCGGGGTGCGCTGACGAACGCGTGCACTGGTTATCTGGAAGCACCAGAGGGCAGCGTCGCAGTTGCCGCTGCTGAAATCACCTCGGCCTGCCAAGGAAGCCCGCTAGACGATCTGCCGGAAAACGTGGCGTCATGGGTCACTGCTCACGGCGCGGAGCTTGGTCCCGAGGATGTGGAGCTCGCGCTGCAGGCGATTGCACGGGTAACCGGGGATGAATCGGAGTTGGCCGAGCTCTGGGACGACGCCGACGAACCGGAGTGGCGGGAATCCCTCACCGAACTTTCCGAGAGACTGCAAGCAGCACTGCGGTAG
- a CDS encoding DNA/RNA non-specific endonuclease, with amino-acid sequence MDELLTNLTATPAAKVTDYAGRKGFDENFLGLPVPLPVLAGVDTALLPYTHFSVLMRLDKRLAAVTGVGIDGEKLMDLDRAGIPWKLDPRLPAGQQTGERVYARNDIDRGHLVRTSSVVWGDSVAEAQLANEDTFHYTNAAPQAAQFNQGIELWLGIEDYLQEHAAQYRSRVVVFTGPIFSDTDPVYRGVDIPLRFFKVAAFIHEGELAATGYVVDQTPQLAELPDVPRPGVTEDVPPLGPFRTFQVPIRDIAVLTELDVDQLIEVDRMPIAATLGAAPVGSTWRKLGNVEDLDLDFDLED; translated from the coding sequence ATGGATGAACTGCTGACTAACCTGACGGCGACCCCTGCCGCAAAGGTGACGGACTACGCCGGCCGGAAAGGCTTCGACGAGAACTTCCTGGGCTTGCCCGTTCCGTTGCCAGTCCTGGCCGGCGTGGATACGGCCCTGCTGCCCTACACACACTTCTCGGTGCTGATGCGCCTGGACAAGCGCCTCGCCGCTGTCACGGGCGTGGGTATCGACGGCGAGAAGCTGATGGACCTGGACCGGGCTGGAATACCTTGGAAGTTGGATCCCCGGCTTCCCGCAGGCCAGCAGACGGGGGAGCGGGTCTACGCCCGCAACGACATCGACCGCGGCCACCTGGTGCGCACGTCCTCCGTCGTCTGGGGCGACAGCGTGGCCGAGGCGCAGCTCGCCAACGAGGACACCTTCCACTACACGAACGCCGCCCCGCAGGCAGCCCAGTTCAACCAGGGCATCGAACTGTGGCTGGGCATCGAGGACTACCTTCAGGAACACGCCGCCCAGTACCGCAGCCGGGTCGTGGTCTTCACCGGCCCCATCTTCAGCGACACCGACCCGGTCTACCGGGGCGTGGACATTCCGCTGCGCTTTTTCAAGGTCGCCGCCTTCATCCACGAGGGGGAGCTGGCGGCCACCGGGTACGTGGTGGACCAGACACCGCAGCTGGCCGAACTGCCGGACGTACCGCGGCCCGGGGTCACCGAGGACGTCCCGCCACTGGGCCCGTTCCGAACCTTCCAGGTGCCCATCCGGGACATCGCGGTGCTGACCGAGCTGGACGTGGACCAGCTGATCGAGGTAGATCGGATGCCGATCGCCGCGACCCTCGGCGCCGCCCCGGTCGGGTCCACCTGGCGGAAGCTGGGCAACGTCGAAGACCTCGACCTGGACTTCGACCTGGAGGACTGA
- a CDS encoding CBS domain-containing protein, whose protein sequence is MTTAREIMTGGVECVGENESLEAAARKMKELDVGALPICGEDNRLKGMITDRDIVIKCFAEGGDPRTAKAGDFGQGKPVTIGADDSIEEAIRTMGEHQVRRLPVIDGHDLIGIISQADIARNYPEDRVGELVELISFY, encoded by the coding sequence ATGACGACAGCACGTGAAATCATGACCGGCGGCGTCGAATGCGTCGGTGAAAATGAAAGCCTGGAAGCCGCGGCCCGGAAGATGAAAGAGCTGGACGTCGGCGCCCTGCCGATCTGCGGGGAGGACAACAGGCTCAAGGGCATGATCACGGACCGCGACATCGTCATCAAATGCTTCGCCGAAGGCGGCGATCCACGCACGGCCAAGGCGGGGGACTTTGGGCAGGGCAAGCCGGTCACCATTGGCGCCGATGACTCAATCGAGGAAGCAATCAGGACCATGGGAGAGCACCAGGTCCGCCGGCTGCCCGTCATCGACGGCCACGACCTGATTGGCATCATCAGTCAGGCCGACATCGCCCGGAACTACCCGGAAGACCGGGTCGGAGAACTTGTAGAGCTCATTTCCTTCTATTAG